From the genome of Solidesulfovibrio carbinolicus, one region includes:
- a CDS encoding Bax inhibitor-1/YccA family protein codes for MSYQYRSMQTTQARVEVVNAFMRGVYGWMCLGLLVTAAASVFVVSSPALMQTVFSNQILFFGLIIAELALVVGLSAAINRLSAGTASGLFMLYSALNGVTLSAIFVVYAQATIFKAFLVTGGMFGAMSLYGLMTKRDLTGMGSFLFMGLIGIVIASLVNMFTKSAMADFIISCVGVLVFTGLTAYDTQKLKVMGEMAPADDATAVRRGTILGALTLYLDFINLFLMMLRLFGGGNRN; via the coding sequence ATGAGCTACCAATATCGCTCGATGCAGACAACCCAAGCCCGCGTCGAAGTTGTAAACGCCTTCATGCGCGGCGTCTACGGCTGGATGTGCCTCGGCCTTCTGGTCACGGCGGCGGCCTCGGTCTTCGTGGTGTCGAGCCCGGCCCTGATGCAGACCGTTTTCAGCAACCAGATCCTCTTTTTCGGCCTGATCATCGCCGAACTGGCCCTGGTCGTGGGCCTGTCCGCCGCCATCAACCGCCTGTCGGCCGGCACGGCCAGCGGCCTGTTCATGCTCTATAGCGCCCTAAACGGCGTGACCCTGTCGGCCATCTTCGTGGTCTACGCCCAGGCCACCATCTTCAAGGCCTTCCTGGTCACCGGCGGCATGTTCGGAGCCATGAGCCTGTATGGCCTCATGACCAAGCGCGACCTGACCGGCATGGGCAGCTTCCTGTTCATGGGCCTTATCGGCATCGTCATCGCCTCCCTGGTCAACATGTTCACCAAGAGCGCCATGGCCGATTTCATCATCTCCTGCGTGGGCGTGCTGGTCTTCACGGGACTGACCGCCTACGACACCCAGAAGCTCAAGGTCATGGGTGAGATGGCCCCGGCCGACGACGCCACGGCGGTGCGGCGGGGAACCATCCTCGGCGCGCTGACCCTCTACCTCGACTTCATCAACCTGTTCCTGATGATGCTGCGCCTTTTCGGCGGCGGCAACAGGAACTAG
- a CDS encoding response regulator gives MIAARVMIVEDEAITAMATGAMLKRLGHKVLAAVGSGQEAINAFRRQRPDLVLMDIRLDGDLDGIETAKLLRRDSDVPVVFVSAFVDDGTRNRAAEAKPFDFLPKPLDEYDLQALLSRLLPEASR, from the coding sequence ATGATTGCGGCGCGCGTGATGATCGTCGAAGACGAGGCGATAACGGCCATGGCCACGGGGGCCATGCTCAAGCGGCTGGGCCATAAGGTCCTGGCCGCCGTGGGTTCGGGCCAGGAGGCGATAAACGCCTTCCGTCGCCAGCGTCCCGATCTCGTGCTCATGGACATCCGCCTGGACGGCGACCTTGACGGCATCGAGACCGCCAAGCTCCTGCGCCGGGACAGCGACGTACCGGTGGTGTTTGTCTCGGCCTTTGTCGATGACGGCACCCGCAACCGGGCCGCCGAGGCCAAGCCCTTCGATTTCCTGCCCAAACCCTTGGACGAGTACGATTTGCAGGCGCTGCTAAGTCGCCTGTTGCCGGAAGCCTCTCGTTGA
- a CDS encoding DnaJ domain-containing protein, whose amino-acid sequence MPRQAQGFGASGARAAGGVTDWQALELQLSRTRVLLQEILVHLQEVLKSLRTTRPGATGFAGRPESAGARPGATGANARHRAQTAQAAGASDRFSAGRAQSAAGASATGTSERFRHKARPHHETHCQGAGPSASPNAGQSEFGARAAAGAGAGSRERATGPGAAFNGSTAGRAGTASAGTDRTGQSTFRAQAGTHRERPRPEGNFRAQAAGPQAEARTESRTHFRQQPGFAGTSAGSAGRDTAREASAGQGTAGAGASSQQRTAGASSQHRTAGNASQSRTTGASSQSRATGAAGQSRSTGASRPHARPRPERTAQGFRPDDDRQHRAREIARRSGMNLKCAYEILCLDYPCSVDEIKNAYRHMARLHHPDLGGDEEAMKDVNVAYEMAMRFSAGRRTATAWAV is encoded by the coding sequence ATGCCTAGGCAGGCCCAGGGATTTGGCGCGTCCGGGGCCAGGGCAGCCGGCGGCGTGACCGACTGGCAGGCCCTGGAACTGCAGCTGAGTCGCACCCGCGTGCTGCTCCAGGAAATCCTGGTCCATCTCCAGGAAGTGCTCAAAAGCCTGCGCACGACCCGGCCCGGAGCGACCGGGTTCGCCGGCCGGCCTGAATCCGCCGGTGCCCGGCCGGGAGCGACCGGCGCCAATGCCCGACATCGCGCTCAGACGGCCCAGGCCGCCGGCGCGTCCGACCGTTTTTCCGCCGGCCGCGCCCAATCCGCCGCCGGAGCCTCGGCAACCGGGACTTCCGAACGTTTCCGGCACAAGGCCCGGCCCCATCACGAGACCCATTGCCAGGGAGCCGGCCCGTCCGCCTCCCCAAACGCCGGCCAGAGCGAATTTGGAGCGCGCGCCGCTGCGGGAGCCGGAGCCGGTTCGCGGGAACGAGCGACCGGCCCGGGAGCCGCCTTCAACGGCAGCACGGCCGGACGCGCCGGAACCGCCAGCGCCGGTACGGACCGGACCGGCCAAAGCACGTTTCGCGCCCAGGCCGGAACCCACCGCGAACGCCCCCGCCCCGAAGGCAACTTCCGCGCCCAGGCCGCCGGCCCCCAAGCCGAAGCCCGCACGGAATCCCGTACGCATTTCCGCCAGCAGCCAGGCTTTGCCGGAACCAGCGCCGGCAGCGCCGGCCGGGACACGGCCCGGGAAGCCTCGGCCGGCCAAGGCACGGCTGGAGCCGGGGCCTCCTCCCAACAGCGCACGGCCGGCGCGTCGTCCCAGCATCGCACGGCCGGCAACGCCTCGCAAAGCCGCACCACCGGCGCGTCCTCGCAAAGCCGCGCCACCGGCGCGGCGGGCCAAAGCCGCAGCACCGGCGCGTCACGTCCCCATGCCCGGCCGCGCCCCGAGCGGACCGCCCAGGGATTTCGACCCGACGACGACCGCCAGCACCGCGCCCGGGAGATCGCCCGCCGCAGCGGCATGAACCTCAAGTGCGCCTACGAGATCCTCTGCCTGGACTACCCCTGTTCGGTGGACGAGATCAAAAACGCCTACCGCCACATGGCCCGCCTGCACCACCCCGACCTCGGCGGCGACGAGGAAGCCATGAAGGACGTCAACGTGGCCTACGAAATGGCCATGCGCTTCTCCGCCGGCCGCCGCACGGCCACGGCCTGGGCCGTTTAG
- a CDS encoding tetraacyldisaccharide 4'-kinase has product MANARRTRRRRIEPSRRPLASSPSLTPKDLLRRLLAGLLVVPGQAVAGYRRLEARAFGLGLGKVCRPAAATVAVGGMSPDCRGRVMLTSWLLGWAAARGVSTAVAGPVGDGCPPASPFQVLPGSSLDEAGIEAALLARYSPDGRFLIDADPRIAAAAAVRAFAPSMLVLQDALGEPRLRRDLELAILTPDDLGPGFGRVFPAGSWRRGADALSRAAAFIIHAGPQSLDAAMAAAERRLAGYGKPIFGMTFSLWRWRGPDGPAPAPAGQPYVAILGETDRDSLPDLIRADLGAQPRMAFFVHDRHRFTRQDFEHLRADAVRLRTAVAVTSPRFDLKLRQGGSQLSGLSVWTYDPEVVFGPRLLTDQPFLAWWETRLAEVLTERLGA; this is encoded by the coding sequence ATGGCCAACGCCCGTCGCACCCGGCGGCGAAGGATCGAACCTTCGCGCCGCCCCCTTGCTTCGTCGCCGTCGCTGACGCCCAAGGACCTCCTGCGCCGGCTCCTGGCCGGACTGCTCGTCGTGCCCGGCCAGGCCGTGGCCGGCTATCGCCGGCTGGAAGCCCGGGCCTTTGGCCTAGGCCTGGGCAAGGTCTGCCGGCCGGCGGCGGCCACCGTGGCCGTGGGCGGCATGTCCCCGGACTGCCGGGGTCGGGTGATGCTGACCTCGTGGCTGCTGGGCTGGGCCGCGGCCCGGGGCGTGTCCACGGCCGTGGCCGGACCGGTCGGCGACGGCTGCCCGCCGGCCAGTCCGTTTCAGGTATTGCCCGGCTCCAGCCTCGACGAGGCCGGCATCGAGGCGGCCCTGCTCGCCCGCTACAGCCCGGACGGCCGCTTCCTCATCGACGCCGACCCGCGCATCGCCGCCGCCGCCGCCGTGCGCGCCTTCGCCCCGTCCATGCTGGTGCTCCAGGACGCCCTGGGCGAACCCCGGCTGCGCCGCGACCTCGAACTGGCCATCCTCACCCCCGACGACCTCGGCCCGGGATTTGGCCGGGTTTTCCCGGCCGGTTCCTGGCGGCGCGGGGCCGATGCCCTGTCCCGGGCCGCAGCCTTTATCATCCATGCCGGCCCCCAATCCCTGGACGCGGCCATGGCCGCGGCCGAGCGCCGGCTGGCCGGCTACGGCAAGCCCATCTTCGGCATGACCTTTTCCCTGTGGCGCTGGCGCGGTCCCGATGGCCCGGCCCCGGCCCCGGCCGGCCAGCCATATGTCGCCATCCTCGGCGAAACCGACCGCGACAGCCTGCCCGACCTCATCCGGGCCGACCTCGGCGCCCAGCCGCGCATGGCGTTTTTCGTCCACGACCGCCACCGCTTCACCCGCCAGGACTTCGAACACCTGCGCGCCGACGCCGTGCGCCTGCGCACCGCCGTGGCCGTCACCAGCCCCCGCTTCGACCTCAAGCTGCGCCAGGGCGGCAGCCAATTAAGCGGCCTGTCCGTATGGACCTACGACCCCGAAGTGGTCTTCGGCCCGCGCCTGCTCACCGACCAGCCCTTCCTGGCCTGGTGGGAAACCCGCCTGGCCGAGGTATTGACCGAGCGCCTTGGGGCGTAA
- a CDS encoding chemotaxis protein CheX, whose protein sequence is MKPTDAEVAKPFVDATKHVLTMMAQLDPKPGKPYVKKVSAAAGDVSAVVGLTGDRNGSISISFSKKCAVAVVKNMLGDDISDIIQDAKDAVGEITNMISGQARAGLSQLGLNLSSSTPTVIFGDNHTISHITSGPVVAIPFSTEHGDFTLEFCFE, encoded by the coding sequence ATGAAACCGACCGACGCCGAAGTAGCCAAGCCATTTGTTGACGCCACCAAGCACGTGCTGACCATGATGGCGCAGCTTGATCCCAAGCCCGGCAAGCCTTATGTCAAAAAAGTGTCGGCCGCGGCCGGCGACGTTTCCGCCGTGGTGGGCCTCACCGGCGACCGCAACGGCAGCATCTCCATCAGCTTTTCCAAGAAGTGTGCCGTTGCCGTGGTGAAAAACATGCTTGGCGACGACATTTCCGACATCATCCAGGACGCCAAGGATGCCGTGGGCGAGATCACCAACATGATTTCCGGCCAGGCCCGGGCGGGGCTGAGTCAGCTTGGCCTCAACCTGTCCTCGTCCACGCCGACGGTCATCTTCGGCGACAACCACACCATCAGCCACATCACCTCCGGGCCGGTGGTGGCCATTCCCTTTTCCACCGAACACGGGGACTTCACTTTGGAGTTTTGCTTCGAGTGA
- a CDS encoding ABC transporter ATP-binding protein, which yields MGQTLLRVEGLSTVFETPAGPLTAVDGVDLTVSRGEVVAVVGESGCGKTMLALSILGLVPPPGRIVSGRAALGDTDVLALPEGQRRRVRGKRAAMIFQEPMTALNPVLTIGEQVAEPLRVHAGASRRESLAAAEAMLARVGLPDPGRQLGRYPHELSGGQRQRVMIAMALMLRPELLIADEPTTALDVTVQGQILALMLDLARDAGTAILLVTHNLGVVAQTADRVAVMYAGRLVEEAAVNAFFRGPAHPYSRGLLASLPRLDDPGRRLTPVPGMVPSLSALPTGCHFHPRCGEAFAPCADNAPPVFELPGGGQARCWLHGA from the coding sequence ATGGGGCAGACGCTGTTGCGGGTGGAAGGGCTTTCCACGGTTTTTGAAACGCCGGCCGGGCCGCTTACGGCCGTGGACGGCGTGGATCTCACGGTTTCGCGCGGCGAAGTGGTGGCCGTGGTGGGCGAATCGGGCTGCGGCAAGACCATGCTGGCCCTGTCCATCCTGGGGCTTGTGCCGCCGCCGGGGCGCATAGTTTCGGGCCGGGCCGCCCTGGGCGACACCGACGTGCTGGCCCTGCCCGAGGGCCAGCGCCGGCGGGTGCGGGGCAAGCGAGCGGCCATGATCTTTCAGGAGCCCATGACGGCGCTCAATCCGGTGCTGACCATCGGCGAGCAGGTGGCCGAACCGTTGCGCGTCCATGCCGGAGCCTCGCGCCGGGAGAGTCTGGCCGCGGCCGAGGCCATGCTGGCCCGGGTGGGGCTGCCCGATCCCGGCCGACAGCTTGGGCGCTATCCCCACGAGCTTTCCGGCGGCCAGCGCCAGCGGGTCATGATCGCCATGGCCCTTATGTTGCGCCCGGAGCTGCTCATCGCCGACGAGCCGACCACGGCCCTGGACGTCACGGTCCAGGGGCAGATCCTGGCGCTGATGCTCGATTTGGCCCGGGACGCCGGCACGGCCATCCTGCTGGTCACCCACAACCTCGGCGTGGTGGCCCAGACCGCCGACCGGGTGGCGGTCATGTACGCCGGCCGGCTGGTGGAAGAGGCGGCGGTGAACGCCTTTTTCCGGGGGCCGGCCCATCCCTATTCACGAGGTCTTCTGGCCTCGCTGCCGCGCCTGGACGACCCGGGCCGGCGGCTCACGCCGGTTCCGGGCATGGTGCCGAGCCTGTCCGCCCTGCCTACCGGCTGCCATTTCCATCCGCGCTGCGGGGAGGCCTTTGCCCCCTGCGCCGACAACGCGCCGCCGGTATTCGAACTTCCCGGCGGCGGACAGGCGAGGTGCTGGCTTCATGGCGCGTAG
- a CDS encoding ABC transporter ATP-binding protein, producing the protein MARSDVPVLELAGLSRSFVSREGVFRRRERIVRAVDGVDLAVAPGETVGLVGESGCGKSTLARMAIGLLPPSAGTVRLGGLDPWDGGAAERKRLPRLAQMIFQDPYSSLNPRLPVGWTVAEGLRAAGGLSAGRRRERVAELLAQVGLAPEHARRFPHQFSGGQRQRVAIARALALSPELIVCDEPVSALDVSVQAQVINLLADLKARHGLAYLFISHDLAVVGHLSDRVAVMYLGRIVELAPAAALYARAAHPYTRALLAAVPGLDPGRRRPAGLAGETPSPAAVPTGCAFHPRCDQAQPRCAEQSPALTEIAPGHFARCLRLT; encoded by the coding sequence ATGGCGCGTAGCGACGTCCCGGTGCTGGAGCTGGCCGGCCTGTCCCGCTCGTTTGTTTCCCGGGAAGGCGTCTTTCGCCGCCGCGAGCGGATCGTTCGGGCCGTGGACGGCGTGGACCTGGCCGTGGCCCCGGGCGAGACGGTGGGCCTTGTGGGCGAGTCGGGCTGCGGCAAATCGACCCTGGCCCGCATGGCCATCGGGCTTTTGCCGCCAAGCGCCGGCACGGTGCGCCTGGGCGGGCTCGATCCCTGGGACGGGGGGGCCGCCGAGCGCAAGCGCCTGCCGCGGCTGGCCCAGATGATCTTCCAGGACCCCTACTCGTCGCTCAACCCGCGCTTGCCCGTGGGCTGGACCGTGGCCGAAGGGCTGCGGGCGGCCGGCGGACTCTCGGCCGGCCGGCGCCGGGAGCGGGTGGCCGAGCTTCTGGCCCAGGTCGGGCTGGCCCCGGAGCACGCCCGGCGCTTTCCCCACCAGTTTTCCGGCGGCCAGCGCCAGCGGGTGGCCATTGCCCGGGCCTTGGCCCTGTCGCCGGAGCTTATCGTCTGCGACGAGCCGGTCTCGGCCCTGGACGTCTCGGTCCAGGCCCAGGTCATAAACCTTCTGGCCGACCTCAAGGCCCGCCACGGGCTGGCCTATCTGTTCATTTCCCACGATCTGGCCGTGGTCGGGCATTTAAGCGACCGGGTGGCCGTCATGTACCTCGGGCGCATCGTGGAGCTGGCGCCGGCCGCCGCCCTTTACGCCAGGGCCGCGCATCCGTATACCAGGGCGCTGCTGGCGGCCGTGCCGGGGCTTGATCCCGGCCGCCGCCGGCCGGCCGGCCTGGCCGGAGAAACGCCCAGTCCGGCGGCCGTGCCCACGGGCTGCGCCTTTCATCCGCGCTGCGACCAGGCCCAGCCGCGCTGCGCCGAGCAGTCGCCGGCGCTCACCGAGATCGCCCCCGGACACTTTGCGCGCTGCCTGCGCCTCACATAA
- a CDS encoding SidJ-related pseudokinase has product MTGPGFAAYGLDGDFTAAYLAARRLADLAERDPGALCPACLTALERLLVADPHARRTQARILYRDAAEALVHVLAKGPAELAAASRQALDKALSTPGKPRLAAAEAVGALPLAGLGGREVAVPEPEAGRASFAALGRAAGVPADAVAARAGRSLILPAGQPGTLLVVKRLRRGESPLGLAREAAWMRALAEEPFPVPCHVPTPLAHGDAPLWAVPDAPCPLPGLDPDGRCLAYLARADYFAYPNAPAGQGGLTAEAFAEVMSRAAYLLGWLAGRGIVHEAAIPLFHNRVQQGRREDGGLYDWRLPGRLDRWLASALHPNFGLSGLRDFEHFASVGTRPARLYRQMGDHLISLYLVAGSYFRMRDPALRGHGPGGAPADARHLFDEALLARVVAETTARYHEGFAGAAPGRAPFDAAALARRMVEEMGVDRHMDELLRVDDQAAMTDAAFRDFLIGRGMSPEAAAGLTRGEADVAIATGPHLGAFNDRTSLPELGECTAAAVAACLAARHERERIAA; this is encoded by the coding sequence TTGACCGGACCAGGATTTGCCGCCTACGGCCTGGACGGCGATTTCACCGCCGCCTATCTGGCCGCCCGCCGTCTGGCCGATCTGGCCGAGCGCGACCCCGGGGCGCTGTGTCCGGCCTGTCTGACCGCCCTGGAACGCCTGCTTGTCGCCGATCCCCATGCCCGCCGGACCCAGGCCCGCATCCTCTACCGCGACGCCGCCGAGGCCCTGGTGCATGTGCTGGCCAAGGGGCCGGCCGAGCTGGCCGCCGCTTCCAGGCAAGCCCTGGACAAGGCCCTGTCCACGCCCGGCAAGCCCCGGCTGGCTGCGGCCGAGGCCGTGGGCGCGCTGCCGCTGGCCGGCCTGGGCGGCCGCGAGGTCGCCGTGCCCGAACCCGAGGCGGGGCGGGCGTCCTTTGCCGCCTTGGGCCGCGCCGCAGGTGTTCCGGCCGACGCCGTGGCGGCCCGAGCCGGGCGCAGCCTGATCCTGCCGGCCGGCCAACCGGGCACGCTTTTGGTGGTCAAGCGGCTGCGCCGGGGCGAATCCCCGCTGGGCCTGGCCCGGGAAGCGGCCTGGATGCGCGCCCTGGCCGAGGAACCCTTTCCGGTTCCCTGCCATGTGCCGACGCCGCTTGCTCACGGCGACGCGCCCTTGTGGGCCGTGCCGGACGCGCCCTGCCCCTTGCCCGGCCTTGACCCGGACGGACGCTGCCTGGCCTACTTGGCCCGGGCCGACTATTTCGCCTACCCCAACGCCCCGGCCGGGCAGGGGGGGCTGACTGCCGAGGCCTTTGCCGAGGTCATGTCCCGGGCAGCGTACCTGCTTGGCTGGCTGGCCGGCCGGGGCATCGTCCACGAGGCGGCCATTCCGCTTTTCCACAACCGGGTGCAGCAGGGGCGACGCGAGGACGGGGGGCTTTACGACTGGCGGTTGCCGGGCCGGCTGGACCGCTGGCTGGCCAGCGCCCTGCATCCCAATTTCGGCCTGTCGGGCCTGCGCGACTTCGAGCATTTCGCCTCGGTCGGGACCCGGCCGGCCCGGCTCTACCGCCAGATGGGCGACCATCTGATCAGCCTCTATCTCGTGGCCGGCAGCTATTTCCGGATGCGTGACCCGGCGCTTCGCGGCCATGGCCCGGGCGGCGCGCCGGCCGACGCCCGCCATCTCTTCGACGAAGCCTTGCTGGCCCGGGTGGTGGCCGAAACCACGGCCCGGTATCATGAAGGCTTTGCCGGGGCGGCCCCGGGCCGCGCGCCTTTTGACGCGGCCGCCTTGGCCCGGCGCATGGTGGAGGAGATGGGCGTGGACCGCCACATGGACGAGCTGCTGCGGGTGGACGACCAGGCGGCCATGACCGACGCGGCGTTCCGGGACTTTTTGATCGGGCGCGGGATGTCGCCCGAGGCGGCGGCGGGCCTTACGCGCGGCGAGGCCGACGTGGCCATCGCCACCGGCCCCCATCTCGGGGCCTTCAACGACCGCACCAGCCTGCCCGAGCTTGGCGAATGCACGGCTGCCGCCGTGGCCGCCTGCCTGGCCGCGCGCCACGAACGGGAACGGATTGCCGCCTGA
- a CDS encoding peptidoglycan-binding protein, which translates to MAKAFPLTASLAAEYRDLFRMSPIRPERAAETARLAHRLAETARKTRYAAVGAGLGVPWHVVGILHLLESGGDFTRHLHNGDPLAGRTVRVPKGRPAAGQPPFSWEESAVDALVLAGLDAWEDWSLAGAAYVFEGYNGFGYRRRSPAINSPYLWSFTTAYASGKYVADGVWSATAVSRQCGAMALLLALIEAGLIAHPDAATPAGLTLPADPAALHVLAKARQSLAA; encoded by the coding sequence ATGGCCAAAGCCTTTCCCCTGACCGCGTCCCTGGCCGCCGAGTACCGCGACCTGTTTCGCATGTCCCCCATCCGCCCCGAACGGGCCGCCGAGACGGCCCGGCTGGCCCACCGGCTGGCCGAGACGGCCCGAAAGACCCGCTACGCGGCCGTGGGGGCAGGCCTTGGCGTGCCCTGGCATGTGGTCGGCATACTGCATCTGCTGGAATCGGGCGGGGATTTCACGCGCCATCTGCACAACGGCGATCCGCTGGCCGGGCGTACCGTGCGCGTGCCCAAGGGCCGTCCGGCGGCCGGGCAGCCGCCCTTTTCCTGGGAGGAAAGCGCCGTGGACGCCTTGGTCCTGGCCGGGCTGGACGCTTGGGAGGATTGGAGTCTGGCTGGTGCGGCCTACGTGTTCGAGGGCTACAACGGCTTTGGCTACCGCCGCCGCAGTCCGGCCATCAATAGCCCGTATCTGTGGAGCTTCACCACGGCCTACGCGTCGGGAAAATATGTGGCTGACGGCGTCTGGTCGGCGACGGCGGTAAGCCGCCAGTGCGGGGCCATGGCGCTTTTGCTGGCGCTGATCGAAGCCGGGCTGATCGCACATCCCGACGCGGCCACGCCCGCCGGCCTGACTCTGCCGGCCGATCCGGCCGCGCTGCATGTCCTGGCCAAAGCCCGCCAGTCCCTGGCCGCCTGA
- the rpiA gene encoding ribose-5-phosphate isomerase RpiA, whose protein sequence is MTNADSIDARKRAAAQAAANLVGPGMAVGLGHGSTAVAVVPFLAARAGRGELAGTAFVPAARFMAEALRAAGLPVAGLDDFPRLALAIDGADEIAPNLDCIKGGGGALLYEKIVAQAAERFVLVADDGKCSPVLGTRHALPVEVTPFALAPTVDFLAAVGGAPTLRRRPDGDPMRTQRGNLICDCAFGPLADPAGLAALLDARAGVAGHGLFVGLAQTAFIAGPDGVRELSRPAG, encoded by the coding sequence ATGACGAACGCCGACAGCATCGACGCCCGCAAACGGGCGGCGGCCCAGGCCGCCGCGAACCTGGTCGGCCCGGGCATGGCCGTGGGCCTGGGGCACGGCTCCACCGCCGTGGCCGTGGTCCCGTTTCTGGCCGCGCGGGCCGGGCGCGGGGAACTGGCCGGCACGGCCTTCGTGCCGGCGGCGCGCTTCATGGCCGAGGCGCTTCGCGCCGCAGGCCTGCCCGTGGCCGGCCTCGACGATTTTCCCCGGCTGGCCCTGGCCATCGACGGAGCCGACGAGATCGCCCCCAACCTCGACTGCATCAAGGGCGGCGGCGGCGCGCTGTTATACGAAAAGATCGTGGCCCAGGCCGCCGAGCGCTTCGTGCTGGTGGCCGACGACGGCAAGTGTTCGCCGGTCCTTGGGACGCGCCATGCCCTGCCGGTGGAGGTCACGCCCTTTGCCCTGGCCCCCACCGTCGATTTCCTGGCGGCCGTGGGCGGCGCGCCGACGCTTCGCCGTCGCCCCGACGGCGACCCCATGCGCACCCAGCGCGGCAACCTCATCTGCGACTGCGCCTTCGGCCCCTTGGCCGATCCGGCCGGGCTGGCGGCGCTCCTCGATGCCCGGGCCGGCGTGGCCGGGCACGGGCTTTTCGTGGGCCTGGCCCAGACGGCCTTTATCGCCGGCCCGGACGGCGTGCGGGAGCTTTCCCGGCCGGCCGGCTGA
- a CDS encoding transaldolase family protein, translating to MRPDTLKTRIFLDGADPQETRQVIAALGFLDGQTTNPSLLAKNPEAEAHKVAGNKFSSTAIYDFYKALCQELSALLPKGSISIEVYADADTTVADMLTHAREFDAWIPNAHIKLPTTTAGLEAAAVLTGEGRRVNMTLVFSQSQAAAVYAATRGAGRGDVFLSPFVGRLDDRGEDGMDLIKNIVALYGQSDGHVQVLSASVRTMDHFLCSLAYGADIITAPAKVLLAWAEAGKPIPGPKYGYNAKGLAPIPAEALSLNKNWREYDIRHPLTDAGLKKFADDWNSLIDMNS from the coding sequence ATGCGACCCGACACGCTCAAAACGCGCATTTTTCTCGACGGCGCCGATCCCCAGGAAACCCGGCAGGTCATCGCCGCCCTGGGTTTTCTCGACGGCCAGACCACCAATCCAAGCCTTCTGGCCAAGAACCCCGAGGCCGAGGCCCATAAAGTCGCCGGCAACAAATTCAGCAGCACGGCCATCTACGACTTCTATAAGGCCCTGTGCCAGGAGCTGTCCGCGCTGTTGCCCAAGGGGTCCATCTCCATCGAGGTCTACGCCGACGCCGACACCACCGTGGCCGACATGCTGACCCATGCCCGGGAGTTCGACGCCTGGATTCCCAACGCCCACATCAAGCTGCCGACCACCACGGCCGGCCTGGAAGCCGCCGCCGTGCTCACCGGCGAAGGCCGGCGCGTCAACATGACCCTGGTCTTCAGCCAGTCCCAGGCCGCCGCCGTCTATGCCGCCACCCGGGGGGCCGGACGCGGTGACGTGTTCCTGTCGCCCTTTGTCGGTCGCCTGGACGACCGGGGCGAAGACGGCATGGACCTGATCAAGAACATCGTGGCGCTTTATGGCCAAAGCGACGGCCATGTGCAGGTGCTCTCGGCCAGCGTGCGCACCATGGACCATTTCCTGTGCTCCCTGGCCTACGGCGCGGACATCATCACCGCCCCGGCCAAGGTGCTCCTGGCCTGGGCCGAGGCCGGCAAGCCCATCCCCGGTCCCAAATACGGCTACAACGCCAAGGGGCTGGCCCCCATTCCGGCCGAAGCCCTCTCCCTGAACAAGAACTGGCGCGAGTACGACATCCGCCATCCGCTCACCGACGCGGGACTTAAAAAGTTTGCCGACGACTGGAATTCGCTCATCGACATGAATTCTTAG
- a CDS encoding MucR family transcriptional regulator has product MEDHLTMAIEIVKAQAKVRNMHEDEIRAMVSRLSATIRGMDLAAATGPAMPLDAKRAIKERTITCLESGKPFKILTRKHLAKYGLTPDEYRAKWGYARDMPLVCKALQRERRKKMRELRLWERRGQGDSAA; this is encoded by the coding sequence ATGGAAGATCATCTCACCATGGCCATTGAGATCGTCAAAGCCCAGGCCAAGGTCCGCAACATGCATGAAGACGAGATACGGGCCATGGTGTCCAGGCTGTCGGCCACCATACGCGGCATGGACCTGGCGGCGGCGACCGGCCCGGCCATGCCCCTGGACGCCAAACGGGCCATCAAGGAACGCACCATCACCTGTCTGGAATCGGGCAAGCCGTTTAAGATCCTTACCCGCAAGCATCTGGCCAAGTACGGGCTCACCCCGGACGAGTACCGGGCCAAGTGGGGCTACGCCAGGGACATGCCGCTGGTGTGCAAGGCCTTGCAGCGCGAACGCCGCAAGAAGATGCGCGAACTGCGCCTGTGGGAACGCCGGGGCCAGGGCGACAGCGCGGCCTAG